In Streptomyces sp. NBC_00306, a single genomic region encodes these proteins:
- a CDS encoding alpha-galactosidase D, translating to MLSPAAFTSGAVALAVATALISAAPPTGPTASIQRPATTIPAAPAAVTPDARAQEAPAQDAVAQKPYMGWTSWSMQSSKYPGLNPRGDYSYLTEANVLKQADAMAAKLKPYGYEYVNIDAGWWRDWQWKPHFDAYGRQQADPERFPSGMKAVADRLHRKGLKAGIYLPVGLEKEAYGEGKVPVWNAPGCTTGDIVHSDLRTTNGWDSAYKIDFSQACAQKYIDSQAQLFADWGYDFLKIDGVGPGSFKSGDNYDNRADIAAWKQAIATAGRPIHLELSWSLDVNHVADWKKYSNGWRIDTDVECYCNTLVTWDNSVEDRWRDTPAWTRHGGPGGFNDLDSLNVGNGAMDGLTKAERQSYMTLWAISKSPLYTGDDITELDSYGLSLLTNREVLKLNQQASPAARPVTAGDSQVWGAKNPDGTYTVALFNLGDTPAAVTADWSSLGFGGRASVRDVWNKENLGRYNGGITQAVPAHGSRLFVVQPGGPAPAMTAYEAEAPANTLAGSASVAGCDECSGGKKVGNLYVGGSLRFNEVVVKKAGTYVLNVAYTSGDPRQIRVGANGSPGATWDFPSSGGWGAAERVSVPVTLKAGSNTITFDSGSGYSPDIDRIDVPQQQRS from the coding sequence ATGCTGTCCCCCGCAGCGTTCACCTCAGGAGCCGTGGCACTCGCCGTCGCCACCGCCCTCATCTCGGCCGCGCCTCCCACCGGACCCACGGCATCGATCCAGAGACCGGCCACCACGATCCCCGCCGCGCCCGCGGCCGTGACACCGGACGCACGTGCGCAGGAAGCCCCCGCGCAGGACGCCGTCGCGCAGAAGCCGTACATGGGATGGACCAGCTGGTCCATGCAGTCCAGCAAGTACCCCGGCCTCAACCCGCGGGGTGACTACAGCTATCTGACCGAGGCCAACGTGCTCAAGCAGGCGGACGCCATGGCCGCCAAGCTCAAGCCCTACGGCTACGAGTACGTCAACATCGACGCCGGCTGGTGGCGCGACTGGCAGTGGAAGCCGCACTTCGACGCGTACGGCCGGCAGCAGGCCGACCCCGAGCGGTTCCCGAGCGGGATGAAGGCGGTGGCCGACCGCCTGCACCGCAAGGGCCTCAAGGCGGGCATCTATCTGCCGGTCGGCCTGGAGAAGGAGGCCTACGGCGAGGGCAAGGTGCCCGTCTGGAACGCCCCCGGCTGCACCACCGGCGACATCGTCCACAGCGATCTGCGCACCACGAACGGCTGGGACAGCGCCTACAAGATCGACTTTTCGCAGGCGTGCGCCCAGAAGTACATCGACTCCCAGGCGCAGTTGTTCGCCGACTGGGGCTATGACTTCCTCAAGATCGACGGCGTCGGCCCCGGCTCCTTCAAGAGCGGTGACAACTACGACAACCGCGCCGACATCGCCGCGTGGAAGCAGGCCATCGCCACCGCCGGGCGCCCCATCCACCTCGAACTCTCGTGGTCGCTGGACGTCAACCACGTGGCCGACTGGAAGAAGTACTCCAACGGCTGGCGTATCGACACCGATGTCGAGTGCTACTGCAACACATTGGTGACCTGGGACAACTCCGTCGAGGACCGGTGGCGCGACACCCCGGCGTGGACCCGGCACGGGGGCCCCGGCGGGTTCAACGACCTGGACTCCCTGAACGTCGGCAACGGCGCGATGGACGGGCTGACCAAGGCCGAGCGGCAGAGCTACATGACCCTGTGGGCGATCTCCAAGTCCCCGCTGTACACGGGTGACGACATCACCGAGCTGGACTCCTACGGCCTCTCCCTCCTCACCAACCGCGAGGTGCTGAAGCTCAATCAGCAGGCCTCACCGGCGGCCCGGCCGGTGACTGCGGGCGACAGTCAGGTGTGGGGCGCGAAGAACCCGGACGGGACGTACACGGTCGCCCTGTTCAACCTGGGTGACACACCGGCCGCGGTCACGGCCGACTGGTCCAGCCTCGGCTTCGGCGGCCGGGCTTCCGTGCGCGACGTGTGGAACAAGGAGAACCTCGGCCGGTACAACGGCGGCATCACCCAGGCCGTACCCGCCCATGGCTCACGGCTGTTCGTCGTACAGCCGGGCGGACCCGCGCCGGCGATGACGGCCTACGAGGCGGAGGCCCCGGCCAACACGCTCGCCGGCAGCGCGTCCGTCGCCGGCTGCGACGAGTGCTCGGGCGGCAAGAAGGTCGGCAACCTGTACGTCGGCGGCTCGCTCCGCTTCAACGAGGTCGTCGTCAAGAAGGCCGGCACCTATGTCCTCAACGTCGCCTACACCTCCGGAGACCCGCGGCAGATCCGGGTCGGCGCGAACGGGTCGCCCGGTGCCACCTGGGACTTCCCGTCCAGCGGCGGCTGGGGCGCGGCCGAGAGGGTCAGCGTTCCCGTCACGCTGAAGGCTGGCAGCAACACGATCACGTTCGACAGCGGTTCCGGCTACTCGCCCGACATCGACCGGATCGACGTCCCGCAGCAGCAGCGGTCCTGA
- a CDS encoding ROK family transcriptional regulator, with product MPSTYRVETFPVATPAASAVFITVLSQGPLTRVELARRTGLSSAAVTKAVRPLIEAGYVIETEGDGMRASLGRPANPVQVDGGRALFIGVKVTGDEVIAVLTDLCCRIRTARHAPFTTQRPADVIGLIAALTEGLAAEAQGLGVAVQGVGVAVSGDVDRSAGVVHYSPFLGWRDIALAELVSAATGLPVTVDNDVRALTIAEQWFGGGVGCANFAVVTVGAGIGCGLVVDGRVVSGSHGVAGEIGHLPIDPQGPVCHCGNTGCVEAIASDSAILRRIREDTGRPVADSAEALELAHAGAAGAREAYARAGEAIGRAIGAVVNLLGPERVIISGEGLAAYDLFAEHIRDAFGAAAFGAAARCEVTTRPLPFEEWARGAAAAAIQTFIGSEPR from the coding sequence ATGCCGTCGACGTACCGTGTGGAGACGTTCCCGGTGGCCACCCCGGCCGCCTCCGCCGTCTTCATCACCGTGCTCTCCCAGGGCCCGCTCACCCGGGTCGAACTCGCCCGCCGCACCGGGCTCTCCTCCGCCGCCGTGACCAAGGCGGTCCGCCCGCTGATCGAGGCGGGCTATGTGATCGAGACCGAGGGCGACGGGATGCGCGCATCGCTCGGGCGCCCCGCCAACCCCGTACAGGTCGACGGCGGCCGGGCCCTGTTCATCGGCGTCAAGGTGACCGGCGACGAGGTCATCGCCGTACTGACGGACCTGTGCTGCCGCATCAGGACCGCGCGCCACGCACCGTTCACCACGCAGCGGCCGGCCGATGTCATCGGGCTCATCGCCGCGCTGACCGAGGGGTTGGCCGCCGAGGCGCAGGGCCTCGGAGTCGCTGTGCAGGGGGTCGGCGTCGCCGTGTCCGGGGACGTCGACCGCTCCGCCGGGGTCGTGCACTACTCCCCCTTCCTCGGCTGGCGCGACATCGCGCTGGCCGAGCTGGTGTCGGCGGCGACAGGGCTCCCGGTGACCGTCGACAACGATGTCCGCGCACTGACGATCGCCGAGCAGTGGTTCGGCGGGGGCGTCGGCTGCGCGAACTTCGCCGTCGTCACGGTCGGCGCCGGTATCGGCTGCGGACTCGTGGTCGACGGCCGCGTGGTCTCAGGCTCGCACGGTGTGGCGGGTGAGATCGGCCATCTCCCCATCGACCCGCAGGGGCCCGTCTGTCACTGCGGCAACACCGGCTGCGTCGAGGCGATCGCCTCGGACTCCGCGATTCTGCGGCGCATCCGGGAGGACACCGGCCGTCCGGTGGCCGACTCCGCCGAAGCCCTGGAACTGGCCCATGCGGGTGCCGCGGGCGCCCGGGAGGCGTACGCCCGGGCCGGTGAGGCGATCGGGCGCGCGATCGGGGCCGTGGTCAATCTGCTCGGACCCGAGCGCGTGATCATCTCGGGCGAGGGACTCGCGGCGTACGACCTGTTCGCCGAGCACATTCGTGACGCCTTCGGAGCGGCGGCCTTCGGGGCCGCCGCCCGGTGCGAGGTGACGACCCGTCCGCTGCCCTTCGAGGAATGGGCGCGGGGGGCCGCGGCCGCCGCGATTCAGACGTTCATCGGATCCGAACCCCGATAG
- a CDS encoding OsmC family protein, which yields MATTRNAHTEWEGELLKGFGEVTFDSSGIGHFPVTWASRAEDPNGRTSPEELIAAAHSSCFSMALSNILTKAGTPPTMLTTKAAVTFEPGPGITGIHLTVTGQVPGTDEAGFKAAAEDAKANCPVSKALTGTTITLTAALD from the coding sequence GTGGCCACCACACGCAACGCGCACACCGAGTGGGAAGGCGAACTGCTCAAGGGCTTCGGGGAGGTCACGTTCGACTCGTCGGGCATCGGCCACTTCCCCGTGACCTGGGCTTCTCGTGCCGAGGATCCCAACGGGAGGACGAGCCCGGAGGAGCTGATCGCAGCCGCCCACTCCAGCTGTTTCTCGATGGCCCTGTCGAACATCCTCACGAAGGCCGGTACGCCTCCGACGATGCTCACGACGAAGGCCGCGGTGACGTTCGAGCCGGGCCCCGGGATCACCGGCATCCACCTCACGGTGACGGGTCAGGTGCCGGGTACGGACGAGGCCGGCTTCAAGGCGGCGGCCGAGGACGCGAAGGCCAATTGCCCGGTCAGCAAGGCTCTCACCGGCACCACGATCACGCTCACCGCCGCGCTCGACTGA
- a CDS encoding sulfite oxidase: MDGHIGRVSGPARVAGPGEGIGLEELALAARNHGLPLEAMRDDVTPPGLHYVLTHYDIPAAAAEEWELTVQGLVRTPLALGIDALRSFPAVTQRVTMECAGNGRARLSPRPVSQPWLVEAVGTADWTGVPLRVLLAEAGPAADAVEAVFTGADHGIERGVEQDYRRSLPLAVATGDDPEVLVAYEMNGSPLPPQHGHPLRLVVPGWYGMAHVKWLCDIDVTATPFTGFQQAVAYRYRQSADEPGEAVTRIAPRALMIPPGFPDFMSRARVLRPGRVLLEGRAWSGRAPVTAVEVSTDDGRSWRATEVDPPGRHGWAWRRWRTWWDAAPGTYVLSVRAGDAEGHVQPLTQPWNRGGFGNNAVQRIPVLCLPPD; the protein is encoded by the coding sequence ATGGACGGACACATCGGCCGGGTCAGTGGTCCGGCACGGGTGGCCGGGCCCGGCGAAGGCATCGGCCTGGAGGAACTGGCGCTCGCGGCCCGGAACCACGGGCTGCCGCTGGAAGCCATGCGCGACGACGTCACCCCGCCCGGACTGCACTACGTACTGACCCACTACGACATTCCCGCCGCCGCTGCCGAGGAGTGGGAGCTGACCGTGCAGGGGCTGGTCCGCACCCCGCTGGCCCTCGGCATCGACGCCCTGCGGTCCTTCCCGGCCGTCACCCAGCGCGTGACGATGGAGTGCGCCGGCAACGGTCGCGCGCGCCTCTCGCCACGACCGGTCAGCCAGCCGTGGCTGGTCGAGGCGGTCGGAACCGCCGACTGGACCGGAGTACCGCTGCGGGTGCTCCTGGCCGAGGCGGGGCCGGCGGCGGATGCCGTGGAGGCGGTGTTCACCGGCGCCGACCACGGCATCGAGCGGGGTGTGGAGCAGGACTACCGGCGGAGCCTGCCGTTGGCGGTGGCCACCGGCGACGACCCCGAGGTGCTGGTGGCGTACGAGATGAACGGCTCTCCCCTGCCGCCGCAGCACGGCCATCCCCTGCGGCTGGTGGTGCCCGGCTGGTACGGCATGGCGCACGTGAAATGGCTGTGCGACATCGACGTCACCGCGACGCCGTTCACGGGATTCCAGCAGGCGGTGGCCTACCGCTACCGGCAGTCGGCCGACGAGCCCGGCGAGGCGGTCACCCGGATCGCCCCTCGGGCCCTGATGATCCCGCCGGGGTTCCCGGACTTCATGTCCCGTGCCCGCGTGCTGAGGCCGGGTCGCGTCCTCCTGGAGGGCCGGGCGTGGTCCGGCAGGGCACCGGTGACCGCGGTCGAGGTGAGCACCGACGACGGCCGAAGCTGGCGCGCGACGGAAGTCGACCCTCCGGGCCGACACGGCTGGGCGTGGCGGCGCTGGCGTACGTGGTGGGACGCCGCACCCGGGACGTACGTGCTCAGCGTCCGCGCCGGCGACGCCGAGGGACATGTCCAGCCTCTGACGCAGCCGTGGAACCGCGGCGGCTTCGGCAACAACGCCGTCCAGCGGATTCCGGTCCTGTGCCTGCCTCCGGACTGA
- a CDS encoding XdhC/CoxI family protein — MREILPTLRQWYEAGATFGLATVVGVSRSAPRGPGASMAVGPDDQVVGSVSGGCVEGAVFELAKEVAESGLARLETFGYSDEDAFAVGLTCGGEITVLVRPVSAATDPSFGEVAASVADHRPVVVATVVDGPAARGAALAVWPDSVSGSLGSTGLDAAVTDDARGELAQGATGRRHYGPHGERRVDDVTVFLHAFAPPPRMLVFGAIDFAAAVAGIGAFLGYRVTVCDARPVFADPRRFPDGVEVVVDWPHRYLRTTGTDDRTVLCVLTHDPKFDVPLLEVALRSPASYIGVMGSRRTHDDRMARLRERGLTEDELARLHSPIGLDLGARTPEEVAVSVAAEIVALRWGGTGTPLARTAGAIHGARTSGLKSV; from the coding sequence ATGCGTGAGATCCTCCCGACGCTCCGTCAGTGGTACGAGGCCGGTGCCACCTTCGGTCTCGCAACCGTCGTCGGCGTCAGCCGCAGCGCACCCCGGGGTCCCGGCGCGTCGATGGCGGTGGGGCCGGACGACCAGGTCGTCGGCAGCGTCTCCGGGGGATGCGTCGAGGGCGCGGTCTTCGAACTGGCCAAGGAGGTCGCCGAGAGCGGCCTGGCCCGGCTGGAGACCTTCGGATACAGCGACGAGGACGCGTTCGCCGTGGGCCTCACCTGCGGAGGTGAGATCACCGTCCTCGTACGCCCGGTGTCGGCGGCCACCGACCCGTCCTTCGGTGAGGTCGCGGCATCGGTCGCCGACCACCGCCCCGTGGTGGTCGCCACCGTCGTCGACGGCCCCGCCGCGCGGGGCGCGGCCCTCGCCGTGTGGCCGGACAGCGTGTCGGGCTCGCTGGGCTCCACGGGACTCGACGCCGCGGTCACCGACGACGCCCGCGGCGAACTCGCCCAGGGCGCGACCGGCCGACGCCACTACGGCCCGCACGGCGAGCGACGCGTGGACGACGTCACGGTCTTCCTGCACGCCTTCGCCCCACCACCCCGGATGCTGGTCTTCGGCGCCATCGACTTCGCGGCCGCGGTCGCGGGCATCGGAGCCTTCCTCGGCTACCGGGTCACGGTGTGCGACGCCCGCCCGGTATTCGCGGACCCACGACGCTTCCCCGACGGCGTCGAGGTCGTCGTCGACTGGCCGCACCGCTATCTGCGCACGACCGGGACGGACGACCGGACGGTGCTCTGCGTCCTCACCCACGACCCCAAGTTCGACGTACCGCTCCTGGAGGTCGCCCTGCGCTCACCGGCCTCGTACATCGGCGTCATGGGCAGCCGCCGCACGCACGATGACCGCATGGCCCGCCTGCGGGAGCGGGGCCTGACCGAGGACGAACTGGCCCGCCTCCACTCACCGATCGGCCTCGACCTCGGCGCCCGCACCCCGGAGGAGGTGGCGGTCTCGGTCGCGGCGGAGATCGTCGCCCTGCGCTGGGGCGGCACGGGCACACCGCTGGCGCGGACGGCGGGGGCGATTCACGGGGCACGGACGTCGGGGCTGAAGTCGGTCTGA
- a CDS encoding FAD-binding oxidoreductase, whose protein sequence is MDDTTLEAMRTALRGPVIGPDDLDYGQACKIYNGMIDRRPAAIARCTDVADVMAAVDFVRDHGLELAVRGGGHSGPGLCLVDEGVTIDLAPIRWTHIDPGTRTALVGGGSQLGDLDHAGHAFGLATPSGINSTTGVGGLTLGGGHGHLTRKYGLTIDNLVSADVVLADGSLVTASESEHSDLFWALRGGGGNFGIVTSFRYRLHPVSTVGVAFTLWPVERTREVLRWYREFLPQSADDLNGFFALLSVPPGPPFPEEIHGRKMCGVVWCWTGDPDRLDEVLRPVNDAGTPAFHFTTPMPYPALQSMFDDLLPSGLQWYWRGAFFDRITDESLDVHLHYGENLPTPLSTMHLYPVDGAAGRVPRDATAWSHRDAIWSGVVVGIDPDPANAPALKEWCTAYEEALRPYSMGGSYVNFLGEDEGQDRVRATYGDHFDRLAEIKRTYDPHNLFHATQNVRPAEPAGR, encoded by the coding sequence ATGGACGACACCACTCTGGAAGCGATGCGGACAGCGCTGCGCGGTCCGGTCATCGGCCCGGACGATCTGGACTACGGGCAGGCCTGCAAGATCTACAACGGGATGATCGACCGCCGGCCCGCGGCCATAGCGCGATGCACGGACGTGGCCGATGTCATGGCCGCCGTCGATTTCGTACGCGACCACGGTCTCGAGCTCGCCGTGAGAGGCGGCGGCCACAGCGGTCCCGGACTGTGTCTGGTGGACGAAGGCGTCACCATCGACCTGGCGCCCATACGCTGGACGCACATCGATCCCGGCACGCGGACCGCCCTGGTCGGCGGCGGCAGCCAGCTCGGCGACCTCGACCACGCCGGCCACGCCTTCGGTCTCGCCACCCCCTCCGGCATCAACTCGACGACCGGCGTCGGCGGACTCACCCTGGGCGGCGGCCACGGCCACCTCACCCGCAAATACGGCCTCACCATCGACAACCTGGTCTCCGCCGACGTCGTCCTCGCGGACGGCAGCCTCGTCACCGCGAGCGAGAGCGAGCATTCCGATCTGTTCTGGGCGTTGCGTGGAGGCGGCGGGAACTTCGGCATCGTCACCTCGTTCCGCTACCGGCTGCATCCCGTCAGCACCGTGGGCGTCGCGTTCACCCTGTGGCCGGTTGAGCGGACTCGTGAGGTGCTGCGCTGGTACCGCGAGTTCCTGCCGCAGTCCGCCGACGACCTGAACGGCTTCTTCGCGCTGCTCTCGGTACCGCCCGGCCCGCCGTTCCCCGAGGAGATCCACGGACGGAAGATGTGCGGGGTGGTGTGGTGCTGGACCGGCGACCCGGACCGCCTGGACGAGGTGCTCCGGCCCGTGAACGACGCCGGGACCCCGGCCTTCCACTTCACGACGCCGATGCCCTACCCGGCGCTCCAGAGCATGTTCGACGACCTGCTTCCGAGCGGACTCCAGTGGTACTGGCGCGGCGCCTTCTTCGACCGCATCACCGACGAGTCCCTCGACGTCCATCTCCACTACGGTGAGAACCTCCCCACCCCTTTGTCGACCATGCACCTGTATCCGGTCGACGGCGCCGCCGGGCGGGTCCCGAGGGACGCCACCGCCTGGAGCCACCGGGACGCCATCTGGTCCGGTGTCGTCGTCGGCATCGACCCCGACCCCGCCAACGCCCCGGCGCTCAAGGAGTGGTGCACCGCCTACGAGGAGGCGCTCCGCCCGTACTCGATGGGCGGCTCCTACGTGAACTTCCTGGGCGAGGACGAGGGCCAGGACCGGGTCAGGGCCACCTATGGGGACCACTTCGACCGGCTGGCGGAGATCAAGCGGACCTACGACCCGCACAACCTCTTCCACGCGACCCAGAACGTCCGGCCCGCCGAACCGGCAGGCCGCTGA
- a CDS encoding DUF3253 domain-containing protein has translation MDRRLERAILDLLERRSPTASICPSDAARAVYRGDDDGWRALMEPARDAARRLVAAGEVEITQAGRPVEPTEARGPIRIRRAR, from the coding sequence ATGGACCGGCGTCTGGAGCGAGCCATCCTCGATCTGCTGGAGCGTCGCAGCCCGACTGCGAGCATCTGCCCCTCGGACGCCGCGCGGGCCGTGTACCGAGGGGACGACGACGGCTGGCGTGCGCTGATGGAGCCGGCCCGGGACGCGGCCCGGCGGCTGGTCGCCGCCGGCGAGGTGGAGATCACCCAGGCCGGACGCCCCGTCGAGCCGACAGAGGCCCGCGGCCCGATCCGCATCCGCCGCGCCCGTTGA
- a CDS encoding ornithine cyclodeaminase family protein → MQLSPEDRMNDGTIAFLDADAVRTALPMASAIAALQRALRDGLDPESDPARSVVPAEHGQLLLMPSHAAGYAGVKIASVAPANPDRGLPRIQGSYLLFDAETLRPVAVLDGIALTAVRTAAVSAAAADLLAVPDAQRLVVFGTGPQAHSHVEALRAIRPLRHITVVGRDPQRLARFLGQYEAAADVSVEAGTADAVATADLVACCTTARTPLFDGSALPARATVVAVGSHERDAREVDDETVRRSMVVVEARSAALREAGDVVLAVESGALDADELVAFAGLARGEARVDGSRPRLFKSVGMAWEDLVLAGVAYEALRN, encoded by the coding sequence ATGCAGCTCTCCCCGGAGGACCGGATGAACGACGGCACGATCGCCTTCCTCGACGCCGACGCGGTACGCACCGCACTGCCCATGGCGTCGGCGATCGCCGCCCTCCAGCGGGCTCTGCGCGACGGACTGGACCCGGAGTCCGATCCCGCCCGGTCCGTGGTCCCCGCCGAGCACGGACAGCTGCTGCTGATGCCGTCGCACGCCGCAGGCTACGCGGGCGTCAAGATCGCCTCCGTCGCACCGGCCAACCCGGACCGCGGACTCCCCCGCATCCAGGGCAGCTATCTGCTGTTCGATGCCGAGACGCTTCGCCCGGTCGCCGTGCTCGACGGGATCGCACTGACCGCCGTACGCACCGCGGCGGTGTCGGCCGCCGCGGCCGACCTGCTCGCCGTGCCCGACGCACAACGCCTGGTCGTCTTCGGAACCGGACCTCAGGCCCACAGCCATGTCGAGGCCCTGCGGGCGATCCGGCCGCTGCGGCACATCACGGTCGTCGGCCGCGACCCGCAGCGGCTGGCGCGCTTCCTGGGGCAGTACGAGGCAGCAGCGGACGTCTCCGTCGAGGCCGGGACCGCGGACGCGGTGGCCACGGCGGACCTGGTGGCCTGCTGCACCACCGCCCGTACGCCCCTGTTCGACGGATCGGCACTGCCCGCGCGGGCGACGGTCGTCGCCGTCGGGTCCCACGAGCGCGACGCACGCGAGGTGGACGACGAGACCGTGCGCCGCTCGATGGTGGTGGTGGAGGCACGGTCCGCCGCGCTCCGCGAGGCCGGCGATGTCGTGCTCGCGGTGGAGTCGGGGGCGCTGGATGCGGACGAACTCGTGGCCTTCGCCGGGCTCGCGCGCGGTGAGGCGCGGGTCGACGGCTCCCGTCCGCGGCTGTTCAAGAGCGTCGGGATGGCATGGGAGGACCTGGTCCTCGCCGGCGTGGCGTACGAGGCCCTGCGCAACTGA
- a CDS encoding SseB family protein codes for MTPSTPDEHGPPTPSPDETPSAADMADTQAALIDLANSVALLPQAPPAEGEEERPEGAIALPVIEQDGTRYIPVFTSEDALLAVGGDPESAVRIPVVDLAANWPADDLWLAVNPSSEEGLTLPADLVRALPMVTRRNGQTGMPEQGGAPA; via the coding sequence ATGACCCCCTCGACCCCCGACGAGCACGGGCCCCCGACACCTTCCCCCGACGAGACCCCGTCCGCGGCGGACATGGCGGACACGCAGGCCGCGCTCATCGATCTCGCGAACAGCGTGGCCCTGCTGCCGCAGGCGCCGCCGGCCGAAGGCGAGGAGGAACGTCCCGAGGGTGCCATCGCACTGCCGGTGATCGAACAGGACGGCACGCGGTACATCCCGGTCTTCACGTCGGAGGACGCGCTGCTGGCGGTCGGCGGGGACCCCGAGAGCGCGGTGCGCATCCCTGTCGTCGACCTGGCCGCCAACTGGCCGGCGGACGACCTGTGGCTCGCCGTCAATCCTTCCTCCGAGGAAGGATTGACCCTCCCGGCCGACCTGGTGCGTGCGCTCCCCATGGTCACGCGGCGCAACGGCCAGACCGGCATGCCCGAGCAGGGCGGCGCACCAGCGTAG
- a CDS encoding FAD-binding protein, whose protein sequence is MGVTNWAGNITFSTAQLHTPGSLDELRTLVAGSTQVRVLGSGHSFNTIADVDGPGGTLLSLTRFPSSVEVDTAARTVRAGGGVRYAELARLVHGHGLALPNLASLPHISVAGSVATGTHGSGSANQPLSSAVSAVELVTADGSSLVMRRGDAGFEGAVVSLGALGVVTALTLDLEPAFDVSQHVFTDLPLAGLDFEAVSSAAYSVSLFTDWRASRFTQAWFKRRSDGPPLDVPGVSSAASATEQLHPVPGMPAVNCTPQLGAPGPWHERLPHFRAEFTPSSGAELQSEYLLPRADALAALRQLDSVRTALAPVLQICEVRTVAADTQWLSPAQGRDTVAFHFTWVPDAAAVLPVVALVEERLSPFAPRPHWGKVFGVPPAELRARYPHVGDFAALAGRLDPAGTFRNAFVRGCLAGLG, encoded by the coding sequence ATGGGTGTGACCAACTGGGCAGGGAACATCACCTTTTCGACGGCTCAGCTGCACACTCCCGGATCGCTCGACGAACTGCGCACCCTGGTCGCCGGCAGCACCCAGGTGCGGGTCCTCGGCAGCGGACACTCGTTCAACACGATCGCCGACGTCGACGGTCCGGGCGGGACGCTGCTGTCCCTCACGCGTTTCCCGTCCTCCGTGGAGGTCGACACGGCGGCCCGCACGGTGCGCGCCGGGGGCGGTGTGCGGTACGCGGAACTGGCGCGGCTCGTCCACGGGCACGGACTGGCGCTGCCCAATCTGGCCTCGCTCCCGCACATCTCGGTGGCGGGCTCGGTCGCGACCGGCACACACGGTTCCGGCAGCGCCAACCAGCCACTGTCATCGGCGGTGAGCGCCGTGGAACTGGTCACCGCCGACGGCTCCTCGCTCGTGATGCGCCGCGGAGACGCCGGTTTCGAGGGCGCCGTGGTCTCACTGGGCGCCCTCGGAGTCGTCACCGCGCTCACGCTCGATCTGGAGCCGGCCTTCGACGTGAGTCAGCACGTCTTCACCGATCTGCCGCTGGCGGGGCTGGACTTCGAGGCCGTGAGCTCGGCGGCGTACAGCGTGAGTCTCTTCACCGACTGGCGCGCGTCACGCTTCACGCAGGCATGGTTCAAACGGCGTTCCGACGGACCGCCTCTCGACGTGCCCGGCGTTTCTTCGGCGGCCTCGGCGACGGAACAACTGCATCCCGTACCCGGCATGCCCGCGGTCAACTGCACTCCGCAGCTGGGTGCACCCGGGCCGTGGCACGAGCGACTGCCGCATTTCCGCGCCGAGTTCACTCCGAGCAGCGGCGCCGAACTCCAGTCGGAGTACCTGCTCCCCCGTGCCGACGCACTCGCCGCGCTGCGGCAGCTGGATTCCGTGCGCACGGCGCTGGCCCCCGTCCTCCAGATCTGCGAGGTACGCACGGTCGCCGCCGACACCCAGTGGCTCAGCCCGGCCCAGGGCCGCGACACGGTCGCCTTCCACTTCACCTGGGTCCCGGACGCGGCGGCGGTCCTGCCGGTGGTCGCCCTGGTCGAAGAACGCCTGTCGCCTTTCGCGCCGCGACCGCACTGGGGCAAGGTCTTCGGCGTACCGCCGGCGGAACTGCGAGCGCGCTATCCGCACGTGGGCGACTTCGCGGCGCTTGCGGGGAGGCTGGATCCGGCCGGGACGTTTCGCAATGCGTTCGTACGGGGGTGCCTGGCGGGTCTCGGCTGA